The following are encoded in a window of Methanobrevibacter olleyae genomic DNA:
- a CDS encoding 2,3-bisphosphoglycerate-independent phosphoglycerate mutase, with protein MKGIILVMDGMGGRPLKEFNNQTTLQAAKTPNMDKMAERGITGLMDPIAPGIIPGSDTAHLSILGYDPYEVYTGRGPFEASGVGVDVIPGDIAFRCNFSTSDKDGIITDRRAGRIRDGTDEIVATLNTMKIEGYEDIQIIFKESTGHRAVLVLRGEGLSGKVSDADPKVEGNKPKEVKALDTSPEAEKTADILNKLVAKSYEMIKDHPVNLKRIEEGEAPANIIIPRGAGEVPEVELINDKYEVNSACIAETGLIMGIGRFAGMDIIEMEGVTGGTDTNLENIRDTIIDQVNNSEHDFLLINIDGADEAGHDGDAKEKLKFIEKVDEVVMKEVLKLENSYIFLTADHSTPISVKNHSGDPVPVLINGPEVRVDDVCEYNEYAVAKGGLCRIRGADVMNILTDLMGYAHKFGA; from the coding sequence ATGAAAGGAATAATACTAGTTATGGATGGGATGGGTGGCCGTCCTTTAAAAGAGTTTAACAATCAAACTACACTTCAAGCAGCAAAAACTCCAAATATGGATAAAATGGCTGAAAGAGGAATAACTGGATTAATGGATCCAATTGCTCCTGGAATCATTCCAGGTAGTGATACAGCACATTTATCTATTTTAGGCTACGACCCTTATGAAGTATACACTGGAAGAGGGCCATTTGAAGCATCTGGTGTTGGTGTAGATGTTATTCCTGGAGACATAGCATTTAGATGCAATTTTTCAACTTCAGATAAAGATGGAATCATTACAGACAGACGTGCTGGAAGAATCAGAGATGGAACTGATGAAATTGTAGCAACTTTAAATACAATGAAAATTGAAGGGTATGAAGACATTCAAATCATATTCAAGGAATCAACCGGCCATAGAGCAGTTTTAGTACTTAGAGGGGAAGGATTATCTGGTAAAGTAAGTGATGCTGACCCTAAAGTAGAAGGAAATAAACCTAAAGAGGTTAAAGCTCTTGATACTAGTCCAGAAGCAGAAAAAACTGCAGATATTTTAAATAAATTAGTGGCTAAATCTTATGAAATGATTAAAGACCATCCAGTAAATCTTAAAAGAATAGAAGAAGGTGAAGCACCTGCAAATATTATTATTCCACGTGGTGCCGGCGAAGTACCTGAAGTAGAACTTATTAACGATAAATATGAGGTTAATTCTGCTTGTATTGCAGAAACTGGACTTATTATGGGTATTGGTCGTTTTGCAGGTATGGATATTATAGAAATGGAAGGTGTAACTGGGGGAACCGATACTAACCTAGAAAATATTAGAGACACCATCATCGACCAAGTAAACAATAGTGAACATGACTTCTTATTAATTAATATTGATGGTGCTGATGAAGCTGGACATGATGGTGATGCAAAAGAAAAATTAAAATTTATTGAAAAAGTAGATGAAGTTGTTATGAAGGAAGTTCTTAAACTGGAAAATTCTTATATCTTTTTAACTGCAGACCATTCAACTCCAATTTCAGTTAAAAATCACTCAGGAGACCCAGTTCCTGTTTTGATTAACGGTCCTGAAGTAAGAGTAGATGATGTTTGTGAATATAACGAATATGCAGTAGCTAAAGGAGGCCTCTGTAGAATCAGAGGTGCCGATGTAATGAATATTCTTACTGATTTAATGGGATATGCACATAAGTTTGGAGCTTAA